In the genome of Neofelis nebulosa isolate mNeoNeb1 chromosome 6, mNeoNeb1.pri, whole genome shotgun sequence, one region contains:
- the LOC131514404 gene encoding nuclear ubiquitous casein and cyclin-dependent kinase substrate 1 yields the protein MSRPVRNRKVVDYSQFQESDDADEDYGRDSGPPAKKILSSPREAKNKRRSGKNSQEDSEDSEEKDVKTKKDDSHSAEDSEDEKEDHKNVRQQRQAASKAACKQREMLMEDVGSEEEQEEEDEAPFQEKDSGSDEDFLMEDDDDSDYGSSKKKNKKMVKKSKPERKEKKMPKPRLKATVTPSPVKGKGKVGRPTASKASKEKTPSPKEEDEEPESPPEKKPSASPPPEKSGDEGSEDEAQSGED from the coding sequence ATGTCTCGGCCTGTCAGAAATAGAAAGGTGGTTGATTATTCACAGTTTCAGGAATCTGATGATGCTGATGAAGATTATGGAAGAGATTCAGGGCCTCCAGCTAAGAAAATTCTGTCATCTCCCCGAGAAGCTAAAAACAAGAGGCGATCTGGAAAGAATTCACAGGAAGATAGTGAGGACTCCGAAGAGAAAGATGTGAAGACCAAGAAGGATGATTCTCACTCAGCAGAGGACAgtgaagatgaaaaagaagatCATAAAAATGTGCGCCAGCAACGGCAGGCAGCCTCTAAAGCAGCTTGCAAACAGAGAGAGATGCTCATGGAGGACGTGGGCagtgaagaagaacaagaagaggaagatgaggcGCCGTTCCAAGAGAAAGATTCCGGCAGCGATGAAGATTTCCTCAtggaagatgatgatgatagtgactATGGcagttcaaaaaagaaaaacaaaaagatggttAAGAAGTCCAAacctgagagaaaagaaaagaaaatgcccaaACCCAGGCTAAAGGCTACAGTGACTCCAAGCCCTGTGAAAGGCAAAGGGAAGGTGGGTCGCCCCACAGCTTCCAaggcatcaaaggaaaagactccTTCTCCCAAAGAAGAAGACGAGGAACCAGAAAGCCCTCCAGAAAAGAAACCCTCTGCCAGCCCTCCACCTGAGAAATCTGGGGATGAAGGGTCTGAAGATGAAGCCCAGTCTGGGGAGGATTAA